Proteins found in one Vagococcus carniphilus genomic segment:
- a CDS encoding sugar phosphate isomerase/epimerase family protein, with translation MKLGVFTPLFNNLNFDQMIEEVAKRGLQTVEIGTGGSPGSSHCDVDKLLASSDERKEYLSKLQDKGLEISAFSAHHNPISPNPKEAKEADELLRKTIQLASLMNVPVVNGFSGVAGGNETDTSVNWPVLPWPTDYTDIYHYQWEKKLIPYWKDINQVCETAGVKIGIELHGGFLAHTPYTMLKLRDAAGEAIGCNLDPSHLWWQGIDPVGAIKILGKENVIHHFHAKDTYLDQDNINMYGLTDMQPYSDVQTRAWTFRSVGCGHSIQEWSDIISALRLYGYDYVLSIEHEDPLMSIDEGFDRAVTNLKSIMINDQPTDMWWA, from the coding sequence ATGAAATTAGGCGTATTTACTCCACTTTTTAATAACTTAAATTTTGATCAAATGATAGAAGAAGTCGCAAAAAGAGGACTTCAAACAGTAGAAATCGGAACAGGAGGATCTCCTGGTTCTTCCCATTGTGATGTAGATAAATTATTAGCAAGTAGTGACGAGAGAAAAGAATATTTATCCAAACTACAAGATAAAGGGTTAGAAATTAGTGCTTTTAGCGCCCATCATAATCCGATTTCTCCCAATCCAAAAGAAGCTAAAGAAGCGGACGAATTATTACGTAAGACAATCCAGTTAGCTTCATTGATGAATGTGCCAGTTGTTAATGGTTTTTCTGGTGTTGCAGGAGGAAACGAAACAGATACGAGTGTGAACTGGCCTGTATTACCATGGCCAACGGATTATACGGATATTTATCACTACCAATGGGAGAAAAAATTGATTCCTTATTGGAAAGATATTAATCAAGTGTGTGAAACTGCAGGAGTGAAAATTGGTATCGAACTTCATGGTGGTTTTCTTGCTCATACACCTTATACTATGCTGAAATTAAGAGATGCTGCAGGTGAAGCAATAGGTTGTAATTTGGATCCATCTCATTTATGGTGGCAAGGAATTGATCCTGTGGGAGCTATTAAGATATTAGGTAAAGAAAATGTGATTCATCATTTTCATGCAAAAGACACTTATTTAGATCAAGATAATATTAATATGTACGGTTTAACTGATATGCAACCTTATAGTGATGTTCAAACACGTGCTTGGACGTTTAGATCAGTTGGATGTGGTCATAGTATTCAGGAATGGTCTGACATCATTAGTGCCTTAAGATTGTATGGTTATGATTATGTTTTAAGCATTGAGCATGAGGATCCTTTGATGTCAATTGACGAAGGGTTTGACCGTGCAGTCACAAATTTAAAATCAATCATGATTAACGATCAACCAACAGATATGTGGTGGGCTTAG
- a CDS encoding Gfo/Idh/MocA family protein, whose protein sequence is MNLINLVVIGYGGMGSYHARELIKETDGVKVVGIHDIDPERLELAKENHFEVYETLESVLTDQSVEAVLIATPNDSHKELAIAAMKAGKHVVCEKPVMMNTKELEEVMTISKQEEKIFMVHQNRRWDNDFLIIRDLYQQPKIGELFQIESRVQGANGIPGDWRHLKQHGGGMVLDWGVHLLDQLLFMVDSKLTTVAADLSYVLGDEVDDGFISYLTFENGVRAVIEVGTTNFIKLPRWYVRGFEGAAVINDWDLSGKIVKQTGTIDHHNLVPIQAGQGLTKTMAPPSEEATTTYEINEVVADFDSFYHNFYEVVRKKAEPIVKNEEVYRVLRLIETIFEAAETKQVLTFE, encoded by the coding sequence GTGAACTTAATCAATTTAGTTGTTATTGGCTATGGTGGCATGGGAAGCTATCACGCTAGAGAATTAATAAAAGAAACAGATGGTGTTAAAGTTGTAGGTATCCATGACATCGATCCTGAACGGTTAGAATTAGCTAAAGAGAATCATTTTGAAGTTTATGAAACCTTAGAGAGTGTTTTGACAGACCAATCAGTTGAAGCTGTTTTAATAGCGACACCAAATGATTCTCACAAAGAATTGGCTATTGCTGCGATGAAGGCAGGAAAACATGTTGTCTGCGAAAAACCAGTTATGATGAACACAAAAGAATTAGAGGAAGTTATGACTATCTCTAAGCAAGAAGAAAAAATATTTATGGTTCATCAAAATAGGCGTTGGGACAATGACTTTTTAATTATTCGTGATTTATATCAACAACCAAAAATAGGAGAATTATTCCAAATTGAATCAAGAGTACAAGGAGCTAACGGTATTCCTGGTGACTGGCGCCATCTAAAACAACACGGTGGTGGAATGGTTCTTGATTGGGGAGTTCATTTATTAGACCAACTATTATTCATGGTTGATAGCAAATTAACGACAGTAGCAGCTGATTTAAGTTATGTCTTAGGTGATGAAGTTGATGATGGCTTCATTAGTTATTTAACTTTTGAAAATGGCGTTAGAGCTGTCATTGAAGTAGGGACGACTAATTTTATTAAATTACCAAGATGGTATGTCAGAGGTTTTGAAGGAGCAGCAGTTATCAATGATTGGGATTTATCGGGAAAAATAGTTAAACAAACAGGAACGATTGATCACCACAATCTTGTACCAATCCAAGCAGGACAAGGGTTAACTAAAACAATGGCTCCACCATCAGAGGAAGCAACAACAACTTATGAAATAAATGAAGTAGTAGCTGATTTTGATTCTTTCTATCATAATTTTTATGAAGTCGTTAGAAAAAAAGCAGAACCAATTGTTAAAAATGAAGAAGTCTATCGCGTGCTAAGATTGATTGAAACAATCTTTGAAGCCGCTGAAACAAAACAAGTTCTAACATTTGAATAA
- a CDS encoding heavy metal translocating P-type ATPase, protein MEHSMEHDHKNHNHSHDHDHGHDHDHSGHNHDHDHGKLPVVLFFIGLVTYIASLFVADGIFQNILATATIFMSGYHIIIEGVEDTISQTKQNRKFTPNVHILMTLAAFGAAIIGDFKEGALLIVIFAGAHFLEDYAEGKSKREITNLMKMNPTEARLIKADGSTEIVDVATLKIGDQLKVLNGDQIPTDGRIIAGYTSIDESSINGESMPAEKTVGDDVFGSTINGNGSITIEVTKESSDTVFAKILQLVNQSQSNLSKKATKIKKLEPKYVTAVMVIVTLYIVAMPLIFGHTWYESFYKGMVFLTVASPCALAASDVPATLSGISNLAKRGVLFKGGSFLSNLAGIRAIAFDKTGTLTEGKPKVTDVFFTVENKNNSANYLNIIAAMEKQANHPLADAILAHIDVTETIELDIDNQIGKGLVSNYGGNTYRIGKPSQFKQVSSQVEQLNHAYAEQGKTVVYFSENDSVVGLIAMMDLPNENAKSVISYLKEQGIHTTMITGDAEKTGRAVANQLGMDQVIGNVLPENKSAIVEDLEKQYGSTAMVGDGVNDAPALVKADIGVAMGEGTDIAIDVADVVLMQNDLTKLGYAHRISKRLDKVVMQNIVFSMFIVLLLVVLNIIGKMNLPLGIIAHEGSTLIVLFNGLRLLKPLKD, encoded by the coding sequence ATGGAACATTCTATGGAGCATGACCACAAAAATCACAATCATTCACACGATCACGACCATGGACATGACCACGATCATAGCGGTCACAACCACGATCATGATCACGGAAAATTACCTGTCGTTTTATTTTTTATTGGTTTAGTTACTTATATTGCTAGTCTTTTTGTAGCTGATGGTATTTTCCAAAATATTTTAGCTACTGCAACTATTTTTATGTCAGGTTACCACATTATTATTGAAGGTGTTGAGGATACTATTTCTCAAACAAAACAAAATCGTAAGTTTACCCCTAACGTTCATATTTTAATGACATTAGCTGCCTTTGGTGCTGCAATTATAGGTGATTTCAAAGAAGGGGCACTACTCATTGTTATCTTTGCTGGGGCTCACTTTTTAGAAGATTACGCTGAAGGTAAAAGTAAACGTGAAATCACTAATTTAATGAAAATGAACCCAACTGAAGCTAGACTAATCAAAGCTGATGGATCTACTGAAATTGTTGATGTTGCTACTTTAAAAATTGGCGATCAATTAAAAGTGTTGAATGGAGATCAAATTCCAACAGATGGTCGCATCATTGCAGGTTATACTTCTATTGACGAATCTTCTATTAATGGTGAAAGTATGCCTGCTGAAAAAACAGTTGGTGATGATGTTTTTGGTAGTACAATTAACGGAAATGGCAGTATCACAATTGAAGTAACAAAAGAAAGTTCAGATACAGTTTTTGCTAAAATTTTACAGTTAGTTAATCAATCTCAATCAAATCTTTCTAAAAAAGCAACAAAAATTAAAAAATTAGAACCTAAATATGTAACTGCTGTAATGGTTATTGTTACTCTATATATTGTTGCAATGCCCCTTATTTTTGGTCACACTTGGTATGAAAGTTTCTATAAAGGAATGGTTTTCCTTACTGTTGCTTCACCTTGTGCCTTAGCTGCTAGTGATGTACCTGCTACTTTATCAGGTATTTCAAACTTAGCTAAACGTGGCGTTTTATTCAAAGGTGGTTCTTTCCTTTCAAACTTGGCTGGTATTCGCGCAATTGCATTTGATAAAACAGGTACTTTAACTGAAGGTAAACCAAAAGTAACAGATGTCTTCTTTACTGTAGAAAATAAAAACAACTCAGCTAACTATTTAAACATTATTGCTGCAATGGAAAAACAAGCTAATCACCCATTAGCAGATGCTATTTTAGCTCATATTGATGTAACAGAAACAATTGAACTTGATATCGACAATCAAATTGGTAAAGGTCTAGTTTCTAACTACGGTGGAAATACTTACCGCATTGGTAAACCTTCACAATTTAAGCAAGTCTCAAGTCAAGTTGAACAATTGAATCACGCATATGCTGAACAAGGTAAAACTGTCGTTTACTTCTCTGAAAATGATTCTGTTGTAGGTTTAATTGCTATGATGGACTTACCTAATGAAAATGCTAAAAGTGTTATTTCTTATCTGAAAGAACAAGGTATTCATACAACTATGATTACTGGTGATGCTGAAAAAACTGGTCGCGCTGTTGCTAACCAATTAGGTATGGACCAAGTAATCGGCAATGTCCTTCCAGAAAATAAATCTGCTATTGTTGAAGACTTAGAGAAACAATATGGTTCAACTGCAATGGTTGGTGACGGTGTAAATGACGCACCTGCTCTTGTTAAAGCAGATATTGGTGTAGCAATGGGAGAAGGTACTGATATTGCAATTGATGTAGCTGATGTCGTTTTAATGCAAAACGATTTAACTAAACTTGGTTACGCTCACCGAATCTCTAAACGATTAGACAAAGTAGTTATGCAAAACATCGTTTTCTCAATGTTTATCGTTCTACTTCTTGTCGTGCTTAATATCATTGGTAAGATGAATTTACCTTTAGGTATAATTGCCCATGAGGGTAGTACTTTAATCGTTTTATTCAATGGTTTAAGATTATTAAAACCTTTAAAAGATTAG
- a CDS encoding GNAT family N-acetyltransferase, with amino-acid sequence MIRLAEPKDANEAMDLVMIVLKDMELDIFSKLPESKVKELLVKAYIEEPDYRYGFNNAIVKEIEGQVAGIAFGYPDHLEETIDDAFINLLLAHDLSEEYKLFDDEETFKDEWYLDTLVTSPNFRGKGVARELLDALPNLAKQHNRTKLGLNVDKINDNARRIYLNNGFEKVGQIDIANHDYDHLQKQVG; translated from the coding sequence ATGATACGTTTAGCAGAACCTAAAGATGCTAACGAAGCAATGGATTTAGTCATGATTGTCCTAAAAGACATGGAACTAGATATATTTAGTAAATTACCCGAATCAAAAGTAAAAGAGTTATTAGTTAAGGCTTATATTGAAGAGCCTGATTATCGCTATGGTTTTAATAATGCGATTGTTAAAGAAATCGAAGGTCAAGTCGCAGGAATTGCTTTTGGTTATCCAGATCATTTAGAAGAAACGATTGATGATGCTTTTATCAACCTTTTACTTGCTCACGATTTATCTGAAGAATATAAACTTTTCGATGATGAAGAAACATTTAAGGATGAATGGTATCTTGATACTTTAGTTACTTCTCCCAACTTTAGAGGAAAAGGTGTTGCTAGAGAATTATTAGATGCTCTGCCTAATTTAGCTAAACAACATAATAGAACCAAATTAGGTTTAAATGTTGATAAAATTAATGACAATGCCCGTAGAATTTATTTGAACAACGGTTTTGAAAAAGTCGGACAAATAGATATTGCTAACCATGATTATGATCACTTACAAAAACAAGTTGGATAA
- the rplK gene encoding 50S ribosomal protein L11 → MAKKVEKLVKLQIPAGKATPAPPVGPALGQAGINIMGFTKEFNARTADQAGLIIPVVISVYEDRSFTFITKTPPAAVLLKKAAKIDKGSGEPNSKKVATVTKDQVKEIAETKMQDLNAADVEAAMRMVEGTARSMGITVE, encoded by the coding sequence GTGGCAAAGAAGGTAGAAAAATTAGTTAAATTACAAATCCCAGCAGGGAAAGCAACTCCAGCACCACCAGTTGGACCAGCATTAGGTCAAGCGGGAATTAACATTATGGGATTCACAAAAGAATTCAACGCTCGTACAGCAGACCAAGCTGGATTAATTATTCCAGTTGTAATTTCTGTATATGAAGATCGTTCATTTACATTTATTACAAAAACACCACCAGCTGCAGTATTACTTAAAAAAGCTGCAAAAATCGATAAAGGTTCTGGTGAGCCAAATTCTAAAAAAGTTGCAACTGTAACTAAAGATCAAGTAAAAGAAATTGCTGAAACTAAAATGCAAGACCTAAACGCAGCTGACGTTGAAGCAGCTATGCGCATGGTAGAAGGTACTGCACGAAGCATGGGTATCACTGTAGAATAA
- the rplA gene encoding 50S ribosomal protein L1, with the protein MAKKSKKMQEALKKVDVVKEYSVAEAVALAKDTNIAKFDATVEVAYNLNVDPKKADQQIRGAVVLPNGTGKTQTVLVFAKGEKAKEAEAAGADFVGDADMVDKIKGGWFGFDVVVATPDMMAQVGQLGRVLGPKGLMPNPKTGTVTMDVTKAVEEVKAGKVTYRVDKQGNIHVPIGKVSFDDAKLIENFNTINDVILKAKPAATKGQYIKNLTVTTTFGPGVKVDKFSF; encoded by the coding sequence ATGGCTAAAAAGAGTAAAAAAATGCAAGAAGCATTAAAAAAAGTAGACGTAGTAAAAGAATATTCTGTAGCAGAAGCTGTTGCTTTAGCTAAAGATACTAACATTGCAAAATTTGACGCAACTGTAGAAGTTGCTTATAACTTAAATGTTGACCCTAAAAAAGCGGATCAACAAATTCGTGGTGCTGTTGTATTACCAAACGGTACTGGTAAAACTCAAACAGTTTTAGTTTTTGCTAAAGGCGAAAAAGCTAAAGAAGCTGAAGCTGCTGGAGCAGACTTTGTCGGCGATGCTGACATGGTTGATAAAATCAAAGGTGGCTGGTTTGGATTTGACGTAGTTGTTGCTACACCAGACATGATGGCACAAGTTGGTCAATTAGGACGTGTCTTAGGACCTAAAGGCTTAATGCCAAACCCTAAAACAGGAACTGTTACTATGGATGTAACTAAAGCTGTTGAAGAAGTTAAAGCTGGTAAAGTAACTTACCGTGTTGACAAACAAGGTAATATCCACGTTCCAATTGGTAAAGTATCATTTGATGATGCTAAATTAATTGAAAACTTCAATACAATTAACGATGTAATCCTTAAAGCAAAACCTGCTGCAACAAAAGGTCAATACATTAAAAAC